cgtaccacttctgtcctttattgtgcccatctttgcatgaaatgttcccttgggatctctaattttcttgaagagatctctagtctttcccattctattgatttctttgcactgatcactgaggaaggctttcttatctctccttgctattctttggaactctgcattcaaatgggtatatatttccttttctcctttgcctttgatcatttggcagtgatcaagaccatccccaagcaaaaggaatgcaaaaaggcaaaaatggttgtctgaggaggctttacaaatagctgtgaaaagaagagaagctaaaggcaaaggagaaaaacagtaCACGTCTTGAGTAAACTCAGGAAAGAGATTTAAGAGTTGAGGCAGGTTTACATCTGGCCCCTACCTGTTTACAGGTCCTCTTAGGGTTTTGCTCCATTTCCTCTTTCCTGGGTGGAgctgagctggggtgggggtatCCTGTGGGGAGATGCCTTCAGTTCCCGGCCCCTCTTGCCCCAGCCTCCACTGTTCTCCTGCTCCTATGGGCCTCATCAGTCTGTTTCTGGTGGGAGGATAAGTGGGGGGATAAGGGTGCCTGGTGCTGACTGGTGCCCACTTCCTCTATTGCTAGTGTCCACTAAGACTGCAGGCTCCTTCTCCCCTACTGTCCTGAGGGTTTGTACACAAGGCGTCTCTTTTGTTCTCTCCCTCCTCAGTCAGGCCTTGAAACCTTGAATAGAATGAGTGATGTCTAAATTGACACTGCACCCCCTTGGAGCCCCCAGAATCTCGTACACAGACCAGCATATAGGCAAGCCTCCTCAGTGTCGGCACTTCTTTCTAACGGCACCCGCCCTGGACTCTCAGATCCTGACCCAGGAGGGTTTGTGCTGCTCCCCAAGTCACCTTCAATCTGCATGGGAAGGGGGTGGTGTGGGAGGAACCCAGGGTCCACTCAGGATCTGAGCCTTCTGCACCCACACCCGCCTCCCATGCCAGCCTTGAAGGGCCGCCTGCTGCAGGGAGAGTGGGCCTGGGGTAGGAAGGGACACGGAATGTGTGGATGGCACCAGCTTTCAGATCCTGTGGTCCCTCAGCTGCTTTGAACTCGGATGGGAGAATGTGTCTTTACTGCCTGGCTTCTGCTGGCAGAGCACCCACAGGCCAAATTTGGAGGGGCCGAAGGGGCCCAAGGGAGGAGGGCAAAACAGACATGGGTCCGTATTTCCTGACATAAACACTTTATTCATTATAGCAGCTTGTGTTTGTCATATGGGATTGAAGCAGCCCGTCCTGCACAGGAGGCTCCTGGGGCCCCACTGTCCACCCTGTCGAGGGCTCTCTGGGATGCCTGCCAAGTTCGAAATCCCTCTGGGCAGCATCTGCGTGTCCACCTTTGGGAGAGGGGAGGTCCTGGTGCCAGCAGAGGGGCTCCTGGAGCTTGCGAGAGAGACAGCAGCTTGTGGAGGGCAGATGATCGGCCGGTCAGCAGCAGGGCTCCAGGGCCGAGGCGGGGATGCAACAGGCAGGGCGGCACACGGGGCGGCAGAGCAGGGACACGGAGGAGGCCGGGcggcagcagctgggctggcagGAGGAGGCGGGGATGCAGCAGGCGGGCCGGCACACGGGGCGGCAGAGGAGGGACACGGAGGAGGAGGGTCTGCAGCAGGAGGAGGGGGCTGAGCAGGGGGAGGCCTCACAGCACACGGGCCTGAGGCAGACAGGCCTGCAGCAGACGGGCTCACAGCAGACGGGCTCACAGCAGGCCtgcgggcagggggaggaggtgcAATAGGAGGACTGGCAGCTAGACGTCTGGCAGCATGAGGCCAGGCAGGAGCTGCTGCAGGCTGGCTGGCAGCAGGGGCTGGACTCGCAGCTCACTGGGGCGCAGAGGAGGGTCAGGCGGGGGGCCGGGGCGCAGCAGCTAGGGGCACAGCAGGGGGGCTCGCAGCAGCTCTCTGGACAGTCGTCCACCTGCCAGGAGGAGCCGGTGCAGGAGTCATAGGACCCCGGCAGGCAGATCCGGCTGTCGTAGCTCAGGTCGTTGGAACAGACAGACAAGGTTGAGGCGGCcatggtggaggtggtggggtTGGAggaggtgtgagtgtgtgtgagtgtgagtgtgtgagtgaggTGCTGGGGGGTGTCTGCTTTTATACCCGCCCTGGGTATGCACATGGCCCTGGTTGGAGGCTCCCACGCCCTCCCTTCCTTGTTGCTGTTTGGAGCTGGTTGCACGAGACCCTCATTAAGGCTGCTGTGTTTTCTACAATTAGCTTTTACTCATTAAACATGTGAGTACATTGCAGgagtctgttttcccatctgttcttTGTTTGGCTCCAGAAAACTTGTGGAGAATACAAGACGCAAGTTTCTGCTGAATGACTGCCGGGGTTCTTAAGTCACGTTCACAGAGGGAGGGGCTGGGCGGGAGATAAGTTCCCAGCCCCTGCAGCCCCTCCCCACTTCACGCCAGCCTCGACAGTGTGAGAATACATAGGGAAAGATGCCTAGTTTTACCGCAGCCCAAACTATACCTAAGAGCAATACTAAGAAGATAAGTTGTGAGCGAAATAGTAAACTTGATCAaagaacacacacaacatatatCCACTGGGACCCGAGAGCTGTCAGCAAGAAACTCAGGGCTGTAGACTGAATTGCCACTCTTTCTGGATCAACCCATCACTGATGTAACTTCAATCAGAatccaaaagaaataattttggcATATAAAGTGAAGATATTGAATtgccagaaaatatttgcaatatagaATTTAAAAGTCTTTACAACTAAAGCAGGATATGAtaccaaagaatcaaacacagacacacagttcATTCAAATTTCCAATCAATGTATGAAAAGCTACTGTATATCACTGATAATTAAAGTCTCTAAAACACAAGTGTCCCAAGATCAGCCAAAATTTACAACACTGATAATGCCCAGTGCTGCACAgtctgaggtcctcactcttcttaaaaattaattagcTACTTTTtcgctgagctgggtctttgttgctgcatccaggctttctctggttgtggcgaatGGGATTTACTCTTTGTTGCAGGGCGGAGGCTTCTCTTGGCAGTGGCTTATCTTATTGTGGAGCACTGGCTTTAGGACATACgggctttggtagttgtggcacgtgggctattcccagaccagggatcaaacttaggttctttgcattggcaggtggatttttaaccactggatcatcagggaagctcTGGGGGCCTCCCTGTTAGAAATCCTTAGCAGGtatgtatattatcacatataacacataatataaaattaaccattttaaaattaaCCATTTCAAATCAGGGGCATTTAGTACAGTCACAACATTGTACAACTATGACCACTATGTAGTTCCAGGACATTCCCAAAAGGAAATCTTGTAGTATTAAGTAGACCCTCCCCAGTCCCTGTCAATCActgctctgctttctgtctctatggcttTGCCTGTTCTGCacatttcatataaaaggaaTCACACAGtaggtggccttttgtgtctgactccaacatggcataatgtttttaaggtcCATCTACTTTGTAGCATACACGTGTGCTCtctccttttttatgactgaataatattcctcatAGAAatagaccacattttatttatctgtaagTCAATGGACATTTGGGCCATTTACACCTTTTggtttaaaagatgcttgctccttggaagagaagctatgacaaacctagacaacatattaaaaagcagagatatcactttgctcacaaaggtccatatagttatgtatggatatgagagttgggccataaagaaggctgagtgccaaagaattgatgcttttgaac
This window of the Dama dama isolate Ldn47 chromosome 19, ASM3311817v1, whole genome shotgun sequence genome carries:
- the LOC133073693 gene encoding keratin-associated protein 10-8-like → MAASTLSVCSNDLSYDSRICLPGSYDSCTGSSWQVDDCPESCCEPPCCAPSCCAPAPRLTLLCAPVSCESSPCCQPACSSSCLASCCQTSSCQSSYCTSSPCPQACCEPVCCEPVCCRPVCLRPVCCEASPCSAPSSCCRPSSSVSLLCRPVCRPACCIPASSCQPSCCRPASSVSLLCRPVCRPACCIPASALEPCC